Proteins from a single region of Pseudomonas quebecensis:
- a CDS encoding MFS transporter produces the protein MRDKHFFGHTVLRCTFILAMLGWGIGFYGPPIYLQAVMERTGWPIAQVSGAVTLHFLSGTLVIANLPRLYARFGVPAITLAGCVMLGIGVNIWARADTVQVLYLGAICSGIGWVTLGATAVNTLIAPWYVKERPKALGKAYNGASLGGVIFSPLWVVLIERFGFAVAALMVSLVAVVVIAGFSLRVFNRTPRDLGQHPDNQAQAEPASVSQADSPWTTAQAFRSGSFRSLAAGMSLGLFAQIGLIAHLYSLLSTRLGSYEASLAMALATASAMGGRYVAAHLMIGGFNRRHLACLGYAVQLLGTLMLLGLDLHPAFAWAAVLLIGSGIGNATSLPPLIAQVEFNRAHTAKVIALMVAVSQATYACAPAFFGLIRSFFDDPGHTIMAMVGATVAVQLLAMLSFCRNSSTRERK, from the coding sequence ATGCGTGACAAGCATTTTTTCGGACATACAGTGCTCAGGTGCACATTCATTCTGGCGATGCTCGGATGGGGCATCGGCTTTTACGGCCCGCCGATTTATCTGCAGGCGGTGATGGAGCGCACGGGCTGGCCAATCGCTCAAGTGTCGGGCGCCGTCACCCTGCACTTCCTCAGCGGCACGCTGGTGATTGCCAATCTGCCCCGCCTGTACGCACGGTTCGGCGTGCCGGCGATCACACTCGCGGGCTGCGTGATGCTGGGCATCGGTGTGAATATCTGGGCCCGGGCCGACACCGTGCAGGTGCTGTACCTGGGCGCGATCTGCTCGGGTATCGGCTGGGTGACCCTGGGCGCCACTGCGGTGAACACTTTGATCGCGCCCTGGTACGTCAAGGAGCGGCCAAAAGCCTTGGGTAAGGCTTACAACGGCGCCAGCCTGGGCGGGGTGATTTTTTCGCCGTTGTGGGTCGTGCTGATCGAGCGCTTCGGCTTTGCCGTGGCTGCGCTGATGGTGAGCCTGGTCGCCGTGGTCGTCATCGCCGGGTTCTCGCTGCGGGTCTTCAACCGGACGCCGCGTGATCTCGGGCAACATCCGGATAACCAAGCCCAGGCGGAACCGGCGAGCGTCTCCCAGGCCGATTCGCCCTGGACCACCGCACAGGCGTTCAGGTCAGGTTCGTTCCGCTCGTTGGCCGCCGGCATGTCACTGGGCCTGTTCGCCCAGATCGGCCTGATCGCGCATTTGTATTCCCTGCTCAGCACACGTCTGGGCAGTTATGAAGCCTCCCTGGCCATGGCGCTGGCCACCGCCAGTGCGATGGGCGGTCGCTACGTTGCCGCCCATTTGATGATCGGCGGCTTCAACCGTCGCCACCTCGCTTGCCTGGGGTACGCGGTGCAGTTGCTGGGGACCTTGATGCTGCTGGGTCTGGACCTGCATCCGGCATTCGCATGGGCCGCCGTGCTGCTGATCGGCTCGGGCATCGGCAATGCGACTTCGCTGCCGCCGCTGATTGCACAGGTTGAATTCAATCGCGCGCACACTGCCAAGGTCATCGCCCTGATGGTGGCCGTCAGTCAGGCCACTTACGCCTGTGCGCCGGCGTTTTTCGGGTTGATCCGCTCCTTCTTCGACGACCCCGGCCACACGATCATGGCGATGGTGGGCGCGACGGTGGCCGTTCAATTGCTGGCGATGCTGTCGTTCTGTCGCAACTCATCCACCCGCGAGCGCAAATAG
- a CDS encoding helix-turn-helix domain-containing protein, protein MDVEQSELRLASVAAAIADPARARMLCCLLDGRARTATELAVVAQKSPSTASSHFQKLLEQGLVTLVTQGKHRYFQLVSADVARALEGLLSISSFDAPAFKPSTPCHLRHARSCYDHLAGELGVQVHDALLRKQWMCLQDSGYQLTATGTERLTALGLQAVPDSSARRRFAYPCLDWSQRCSHLGGALGAQLLTHMLHDRWLMRTLDTRALTLTPKGRKRLAAVFDISS, encoded by the coding sequence ATGGATGTTGAGCAGTCCGAGCTGCGACTGGCCAGTGTCGCCGCCGCCATCGCCGACCCCGCCAGGGCGCGTATGCTCTGCTGCCTGCTGGACGGCCGCGCGCGCACGGCGACCGAATTGGCGGTAGTGGCGCAAAAGAGCCCGTCGACCGCCTCCAGCCATTTCCAGAAACTGCTGGAACAGGGGCTGGTGACCCTGGTCACTCAAGGCAAGCATCGCTACTTTCAATTGGTCAGTGCCGATGTCGCCAGGGCGCTGGAAGGCTTGCTTTCGATCAGTTCATTCGACGCGCCGGCCTTCAAACCCTCGACGCCTTGCCACCTGCGCCACGCTCGCAGTTGCTACGACCACCTGGCCGGAGAACTTGGCGTCCAAGTGCACGATGCGTTGTTGCGCAAGCAGTGGATGTGCCTGCAGGACAGCGGATATCAACTGACCGCCACAGGCACCGAACGGCTGACGGCGCTGGGGCTGCAGGCAGTTCCGGACAGCTCGGCGCGCCGCCGATTTGCTTATCCCTGCCTGGACTGGAGCCAGCGTTGCTCGCACCTGGGCGGTGCGTTGGGCGCGCAGTTGCTGACGCATATGCTGCATGACCGCTGGCTGATGCGCACGCTCGATACCCGCGCGTTAACGCTCACCCCCAAAGGCCGCAAGCGCCTGGCTGCTGTATTTGATATTTCATCCTGA
- a CDS encoding AraC family transcriptional regulator, with protein MPPKGHANTVRRSIPGLSSLPRPVYGRTESLPNRALTRRHSHPWVQLSYAISGVLEIQTSAGRFVAPPQRAVWIPAGMPHRVYSTPHTEMRSLYLDCSVTPWAAGHCHVLEVSNLLRELIRRFSELPVEYAEDGPDGRLAQVILDQLAAAPQVDLMLPLPMDPRLRQIYRSLNQRPEQQTTLGQWSDKLGVSEKTLSRLFLRDTGLTFRAWRQRLRLLSALPALEHGERVTDVALASGYESTSAFINAFRQQFDATPGEFFR; from the coding sequence ATGCCGCCTAAAGGACATGCCAACACCGTGCGCCGTAGCATTCCGGGGCTTTCCAGCCTGCCACGGCCGGTGTACGGGCGCACCGAATCGCTGCCCAATCGCGCGTTGACCCGTCGCCACAGTCACCCGTGGGTGCAATTGTCCTACGCGATTTCCGGGGTGCTGGAGATCCAGACCAGCGCCGGCCGCTTCGTCGCGCCGCCACAGCGGGCCGTGTGGATTCCGGCGGGCATGCCGCACCGGGTGTACAGCACGCCCCACACCGAGATGCGCAGCCTGTACCTCGATTGCAGCGTCACCCCATGGGCGGCCGGGCATTGTCACGTACTGGAGGTGAGCAACCTGCTGCGCGAGCTGATCCGCCGCTTCAGCGAACTGCCGGTGGAATACGCCGAGGACGGCCCCGACGGGCGCCTGGCCCAGGTGATCCTCGACCAACTCGCCGCCGCGCCGCAGGTCGACCTGATGCTGCCGCTGCCGATGGACCCGCGCCTGCGCCAGATCTACCGCAGCCTCAACCAGCGCCCGGAACAGCAGACCACCCTGGGGCAATGGAGCGACAAACTGGGGGTCAGCGAAAAAACCCTCAGCCGCCTGTTCCTGCGCGATACCGGCCTGACTTTCCGCGCCTGGCGCCAACGCCTGCGCCTGCTCAGCGCCCTGCCTGCCCTCGAACATGGCGAACGGGTCACGGACGTGGCGCTGGCCAGCGGGTATGAATCGACATCGGCGTTCATCAATGCGTTTCGCCAGCAGTTCGATGCCACGCCGGGGGAGTTTTTCCGCTGA
- a CDS encoding bile acid:sodium symporter family protein encodes MTRPRFLPDNFTLTLIATVILASLLPASGQTAVAFGWVTNLAIALLFFLHGAKLSRQAIVAGAGHWRLHLLVFSLTFVLFPLLGLALKPVLSPLIGKDLYMGMLYLCALPATVQSAIAFTSLARGNIPAAICSAAASSLFGIFLTPLLVTLLLNVHGEGGSTVDAIVKISVQLLLPFIAGQIARRWIGEWVGRNKAWLKFVDQGSILLVVYGAFSEAVNEGIWHQIPLWELGGLVVACCVLLALVLMASTVLGKAFGFNQEDRITILFCGSKKSLATGVPMAQVLFAGASMGVLILPLMLFHQIQLMVCAALAQRYAKRAESVAELMAQVDP; translated from the coding sequence ATGACCCGGCCCCGCTTTCTGCCCGACAACTTCACCCTCACGCTGATCGCCACGGTGATCCTCGCCTCCCTATTGCCCGCCAGCGGCCAGACCGCCGTGGCATTCGGCTGGGTCACCAACCTGGCCATCGCGCTGCTGTTTTTCCTGCACGGCGCCAAGCTTTCGCGCCAGGCCATCGTGGCCGGCGCCGGCCATTGGCGCCTGCACTTGCTGGTGTTCAGCCTGACCTTTGTGCTGTTCCCGTTGCTGGGGCTGGCGCTCAAGCCGGTGCTGTCGCCGTTGATCGGCAAAGACCTGTACATGGGCATGCTTTATCTCTGCGCGTTGCCGGCCACGGTGCAGTCGGCCATCGCTTTCACTTCCCTGGCGCGGGGCAATATCCCGGCGGCGATCTGCAGCGCAGCGGCGTCGAGCCTGTTTGGGATCTTCCTCACACCGTTGCTGGTGACCCTCTTACTCAACGTGCATGGCGAGGGCGGCTCCACCGTCGATGCCATCGTGAAAATCAGCGTGCAATTGCTGCTGCCGTTTATCGCCGGGCAGATCGCGCGGCGCTGGATCGGCGAGTGGGTAGGGCGCAACAAGGCGTGGCTGAAGTTCGTCGACCAGGGTTCGATCCTGCTGGTGGTGTACGGCGCGTTCAGCGAAGCGGTGAATGAAGGCATCTGGCACCAGATCCCGCTGTGGGAACTGGGCGGGCTGGTGGTGGCCTGCTGCGTGCTGCTGGCGCTGGTGCTGATGGCGTCCACCGTGTTGGGCAAGGCCTTTGGGTTTAACCAGGAGGACCGCATCACCATCCTGTTCTGCGGCTCGAAGAAAAGCCTTGCGACCGGTGTGCCGATGGCTCAGGTGCTGTTTGCCGGGGCGAGCATGGGCGTATTGATTCTGCCGTTGATGCTGTTTCACCAGATCCAGCTGATGGTGTGTGCGGCGCTGGCGCAGCGTTATGCCAAACGCGCGGAGAGTGTTGCGGAGTTGATGGCGCAGGTGGATCCGTAA